A section of the Sphaerobacter thermophilus DSM 20745 genome encodes:
- a CDS encoding ABC transporter permease: protein MSKAQPTITETTYSKPPGRFAALRSRALVRLRLAGRGLAGIAVELFHHPTALLGGVIVLIYILAAIFAPAIAPHGIDESQLSQRLAAPAGFGGDGYILGGDPVGRDLLSRIIYGARVSIAIGVLTTLFSAVVGVLLGAVAAYYRGPLDAVVSRIADFLLAFPMLIFAIGVMTILGPGFWIIILALTFKSWVEFFRLVRGEMLAEKTKEYVEAARALGQPGWAILLRETLPNVMNPVIVVGTLRMGTFIIAEASLSFLGLGIQPPTPAWGSMVAEGRDYMLDAWWVATFPGLAILILVLSINLLGEGLRDILDPRLKAQ, encoded by the coding sequence ATCAGCAAGGCGCAGCCGACGATCACTGAGACGACGTACTCGAAGCCGCCGGGGCGATTTGCCGCCCTGCGGAGCCGGGCCCTGGTCCGTCTGCGTCTCGCCGGGCGTGGCCTGGCTGGCATTGCCGTTGAGCTGTTCCACCACCCGACGGCGCTGCTCGGCGGCGTGATCGTCCTGATCTACATCCTGGCCGCGATCTTCGCACCCGCCATCGCGCCGCACGGCATCGACGAGAGCCAGCTCTCCCAGCGGCTGGCGGCGCCGGCCGGGTTCGGCGGCGATGGGTACATCCTGGGCGGCGACCCGGTTGGGCGCGATCTCCTCAGCCGGATCATCTACGGCGCGCGGGTCTCGATCGCGATCGGCGTACTCACGACCCTCTTCTCGGCCGTGGTCGGGGTGCTGCTCGGCGCGGTCGCGGCCTACTACCGTGGCCCGCTGGACGCGGTCGTCAGCCGGATTGCCGACTTCCTGCTCGCCTTCCCGATGCTCATCTTCGCCATCGGCGTAATGACGATCCTCGGACCCGGCTTCTGGATCATCATCCTCGCGCTGACCTTCAAGTCCTGGGTCGAGTTCTTCCGCCTGGTGCGCGGGGAGATGCTGGCGGAGAAGACGAAGGAATACGTCGAGGCCGCCCGCGCCCTCGGCCAGCCCGGCTGGGCGATCCTCCTGCGCGAGACGCTGCCGAACGTGATGAACCCGGTCATCGTCGTCGGCACGCTCCGCATGGGCACCTTCATCATCGCCGAGGCGTCCCTCTCCTTCCTCGGGCTGGGCATCCAGCCGCCGACCCCGGCCTGGGGCTCGATGGTGGCCGAGGGGCGCGACTATATGCTCGATGCCTGGTGGGTCGCAACGTTCCCAGGCCTGGCCATCTTGATCCTGGTCCTGAGCATCAACCTTCTGGGCGAGGGGCTGCGCGATATCCTCGACCCACGGTTGAAGGCCCAATAG
- a CDS encoding ABC transporter substrate-binding protein encodes MADNENPNVTGNMDRLYRTDLSRRALLRLAAGSAAGLSLSALLAACGGGDSTPTPSGGSGQQGAADSTPTQASDGTPAADETPEPAGEGGGVITVAITAPLQSLDPANHRDRVTETVLRAMFDGLVTRRQDGEIVPEIAESWEQIDDTTWEFKIRSGVTFHNGDPLTAEDVRFSLERVAMDGMMDGETSPRKSLLPPIAEITAPDDQTVRIVLESAVPEAILLAGLVHNQIVPKAYVEEVGGEGLAAKPIGAGPFKFVEGDVSDRIVLERYDDYYGGSPDMPPVGPAKADGVVFRVIPELSSRLASLKAGDVHIVQNLNVDSARSLRTDPNIVVKSYEGTRTTWLAMNVTRPPFDNKLVRQAMNYGLDVQSIIDEVLGGEAVRMTGAVPPFSQFYDDSLQPYPYDPDKAKQLLEEAGVGTNFQFVLDAQEPDRAVAEIIVQQYRQLGLDASVRIWEWPVLQEATLKGERQMLLGSWGNSFRHPVDLINPTLMTGGRGNYSQYSNPELDELLERGAVASKEEAAEIYKRVQQILYEDAPWVFLWVPNEVEAGSAALQNWEPGPDGRELLADTWLAS; translated from the coding sequence ATGGCCGATAATGAGAATCCCAATGTGACGGGAAACATGGATCGCCTGTACCGGACGGACCTGAGCCGCCGGGCCCTGCTTCGTCTCGCCGCGGGTTCCGCGGCCGGGCTCTCCTTGTCCGCACTGCTGGCGGCATGCGGCGGTGGGGACTCGACGCCCACGCCTTCGGGCGGTAGTGGGCAGCAGGGGGCGGCCGACTCGACCCCGACCCAGGCGAGCGACGGCACCCCGGCGGCCGATGAGACACCTGAGCCGGCCGGTGAGGGCGGTGGGGTCATCACCGTGGCGATCACCGCGCCGCTCCAGTCGCTTGACCCGGCGAACCACCGGGACCGGGTGACGGAGACGGTCCTCCGCGCCATGTTCGACGGCCTGGTCACCCGCCGGCAGGACGGCGAGATCGTCCCGGAGATCGCCGAGTCCTGGGAGCAGATCGATGACACCACGTGGGAGTTCAAGATCCGCTCGGGCGTGACGTTCCACAACGGCGACCCGCTCACGGCCGAGGACGTGCGCTTCTCCCTGGAGCGCGTGGCGATGGACGGCATGATGGACGGCGAAACCTCGCCGCGCAAGAGCCTGCTCCCACCGATCGCCGAGATCACGGCGCCGGATGACCAGACCGTGCGCATCGTGTTGGAGAGCGCGGTGCCCGAGGCGATCCTGCTGGCGGGCCTGGTCCACAACCAGATCGTGCCGAAGGCCTACGTCGAGGAGGTCGGCGGCGAGGGGCTGGCGGCCAAGCCGATCGGCGCCGGGCCGTTCAAGTTCGTCGAAGGCGACGTCAGCGACCGGATCGTGCTGGAGCGCTACGACGATTACTACGGCGGTTCGCCGGACATGCCCCCGGTCGGCCCGGCCAAGGCCGACGGTGTGGTCTTCCGGGTGATTCCGGAGTTGTCGTCGCGCCTCGCCTCGCTCAAGGCCGGCGACGTACACATCGTCCAGAACCTGAATGTGGACAGTGCGCGGTCGCTCCGCACCGACCCGAACATCGTAGTGAAGTCGTACGAAGGCACGCGGACCACCTGGCTCGCCATGAATGTGACGCGGCCGCCGTTCGACAACAAGCTGGTGCGCCAGGCGATGAACTATGGGCTGGATGTCCAGTCGATCATCGATGAGGTGCTCGGCGGCGAGGCGGTGCGCATGACCGGCGCGGTGCCGCCCTTCAGCCAGTTCTACGATGACTCGCTGCAGCCCTACCCCTACGACCCGGACAAGGCCAAGCAGTTGCTCGAAGAGGCTGGGGTCGGGACGAACTTCCAGTTCGTGCTCGACGCCCAGGAGCCGGACCGGGCGGTGGCTGAGATCATCGTGCAGCAATACCGCCAGCTTGGGTTGGACGCCAGCGTCCGCATCTGGGAGTGGCCGGTGCTGCAGGAGGCGACGCTCAAGGGTGAGCGGCAGATGCTGCTCGGCTCGTGGGGCAACTCCTTCCGGCACCCGGTCGACCTGATCAACCCGACGCTCATGACCGGCGGCCGCGGCAACTACTCGCAGTACAGCAACCCGGAGCTGGACGAGTTGCTGGAGCGGGGCGCTGTGGCTAGCAAGGAAGAGGCGGCCGAGATCTACAAGCGGGTGCAGCAGATTCTGTATGAGGATGCCCCCTGGGTCTTCCTCTGGGTGCCCAACGAGGTCGAGGCCGGGTCCGCGGCGCTGCAGAACTGGGAGCCCGGTCCGGACGGCCGCGAACTGCTCGCCGACACGTGGCTGGCGAGCTAG
- a CDS encoding ABC transporter ATP-binding protein, with protein MQTTRQAPTSGTPLLEIDDLAVQFATRRGTVRAVDGVSLRLHEGEILGIVGESGSGKSMTLLSILRLIPRQGRIARGAIRYRGQNLLDLPMGAMRALRGGDIAMIFQDPMTTLNPVFPVGEQIREALRIHGRLDPDRKRRWPHDLIDRQRLCAEREEVVRVMHEVGIPAPELRYRDYPHQFSGGMQQRALIAIALSCRPRILLADEPTTALDVTIQAQILDLMRQINRDHGTSIILVTHDLAVAAEFCDRIAVMYAGRIVESGATEEVLFRPRHPYTEGLLRSIPRLEGERTPLEPIPGEVPDLAALPENACPFAPRCHRAIPACTAQVPPRVEVGPGHYARCLLLDADRREGEA; from the coding sequence ATGCAGACGACCCGGCAGGCGCCGACCAGCGGCACACCCCTCCTGGAGATCGACGACCTCGCGGTCCAGTTCGCGACCCGGCGCGGCACGGTGCGCGCGGTGGACGGCGTGAGTCTCCGCCTCCACGAGGGCGAGATCCTCGGCATCGTCGGAGAGTCCGGCAGCGGCAAGAGCATGACCCTGCTGTCGATCCTCCGGCTCATCCCGCGCCAGGGACGCATTGCTCGGGGCGCGATCCGCTACCGTGGTCAGAATCTGCTTGACCTCCCGATGGGCGCCATGCGCGCGCTGCGCGGCGGCGACATCGCCATGATCTTCCAGGACCCGATGACGACGCTGAATCCGGTGTTCCCCGTCGGGGAGCAGATCCGCGAGGCGCTGCGTATCCACGGCCGGCTCGACCCCGACCGCAAGCGCCGCTGGCCGCACGACCTGATCGACCGCCAGCGACTGTGCGCTGAGCGCGAGGAGGTCGTGCGGGTCATGCACGAGGTCGGCATCCCGGCGCCGGAGCTGCGCTACCGCGACTATCCCCATCAGTTCAGCGGCGGCATGCAGCAGCGCGCGCTGATCGCCATCGCGCTCTCGTGCCGACCGCGCATCCTGCTGGCCGACGAGCCGACCACCGCGCTCGACGTCACCATCCAGGCGCAGATCCTGGACCTGATGCGCCAGATCAACCGCGACCACGGCACGAGCATCATTCTGGTCACGCACGACCTCGCCGTGGCGGCGGAGTTCTGCGACCGGATTGCGGTTATGTATGCTGGCCGCATCGTCGAGAGCGGTGCCACCGAGGAGGTGCTCTTCCGGCCGCGGCACCCCTATACCGAGGGGCTGCTGCGCTCGATCCCCCGGCTCGAAGGCGAGCGTACCCCACTTGAGCCGATCCCGGGTGAAGTGCCGGACCTCGCCGCGCTGCCGGAGAACGCCTGCCCATTCGCGCCCCGCTGCCACCGGGCGATCCCGGCCTGCACGGCACAGGTGCCGCCCCGGGTCGAGGTCGGCCCCGGCCACTACGCGCGCTGCCTGCTGCTCGATGCCGACCGGCGGGAGGGAGAAGCATGA
- a CDS encoding ABC transporter permease has product MRAARIVERLIATGVLMLAIAVFVFFFMRYLPGDPVDLIMGQEGNVSQEQIDLLKAQYRLDQPLHVQLSSYLSGVLQGDLGTSIVQRKPVTGLIMDRFPATIELALGALLFALAVALPIGTLSAYWRNSPVDRLSMAGAFVGISMPGFWLGIVLIMLFAVHLKWLPVGGRATIGLEPEHVTGLYVLDSILTRDGKALVDSLKHLVLPSVTLGAVMAALLARVVRSSMLEALSQDYVRLARAKGLHELVVVGKHALRNALIPTVTILGLEVGTLLGGNMIVETVFSWPGIGRLVVDAIFARDYPLVQGVVIIYACTFALANLAVDIAYTYLNPKIAL; this is encoded by the coding sequence TTGCGCGCGGCGCGGATCGTGGAGCGACTTATCGCGACCGGCGTGTTGATGCTGGCCATCGCCGTGTTCGTGTTCTTCTTCATGCGCTACCTGCCGGGGGACCCGGTCGACCTCATCATGGGCCAGGAGGGCAACGTCTCCCAGGAGCAAATCGACCTGCTCAAGGCACAGTACCGGCTCGATCAGCCGCTCCATGTCCAGCTCAGTTCATATCTCTCCGGCGTCCTGCAGGGGGACCTCGGCACGTCGATCGTGCAGCGCAAGCCGGTCACCGGCCTGATCATGGACCGCTTCCCGGCGACGATCGAGCTCGCCCTCGGCGCGCTTCTCTTCGCGCTGGCGGTGGCGCTCCCGATCGGAACCCTCTCCGCCTACTGGCGCAACTCGCCGGTTGACCGCCTGAGCATGGCCGGGGCCTTCGTCGGCATCTCGATGCCCGGGTTCTGGCTCGGGATCGTGCTCATCATGCTCTTCGCCGTGCACCTGAAGTGGCTCCCGGTCGGCGGCCGGGCGACGATCGGTCTGGAGCCGGAACACGTCACCGGCCTCTACGTGCTCGACAGCATCCTGACGCGCGACGGGAAGGCCCTCGTCGACAGCCTCAAGCATCTGGTCCTCCCCTCGGTGACGCTCGGCGCGGTCATGGCCGCGCTTCTGGCGCGGGTCGTTCGCTCCAGCATGCTGGAGGCGCTCAGCCAGGACTACGTGCGCCTCGCGCGGGCCAAGGGGCTGCATGAGCTGGTGGTCGTCGGGAAGCATGCGCTGCGCAATGCCCTGATCCCGACCGTGACCATCCTCGGCCTGGAGGTCGGCACCCTGCTCGGCGGCAACATGATCGTCGAGACCGTTTTCTCCTGGCCGGGCATCGGCCGTCTGGTGGTGGACGCCATCTTCGCCCGGGACTACCCGCTGGTGCAGGGGGTCGTCATCATCTACGCCTGCACCTTCGCGCTCGCCAACCTGGCCGTCGATATCGCCTACACCTACCTGAACCCGAAGATCGCGCTCTAG